A genomic window from Pungitius pungitius chromosome 12, fPunPun2.1, whole genome shotgun sequence includes:
- the LOC119221036 gene encoding ankyrin repeat and fibronectin type-III domain-containing protein 1-like gives MSVSMGNPLQRRRSLGPVSPKRIYRNLSVRLRGGESSVAKETDVPRRPRKPSNAYQTLWEAVENEDTLAVQSLLSRDNVHCGGGGGGSSTRECGEKKEKTWEKDRGVNRVSEQGLVPLDVAALTHNSPLLHVLTKAGASHNPVLCRPAEWAFKLDALVALAGQRVEERKNELVKKAGSGPQAQVEVHRSICLWSLRLQLYCRMRRNFQNTELPGPPSHVSIVVTSASSLYVVIKEPEGDAIGLITRYRVEWSTSASFKRILGSPQVLETKNPSYSIKGLTTGVHYFVRVSCYNVKGWGPPQRSAPVSAAPSSWRECIGVKSQFRNHEDLVRKLLVDAREPHYKGFCIESPKPQSPSKRLSVSRGIKQLFQSATKFVRLLQRGVYLATVFYHKENILVTAEDQIPLVEIQCCSTSIIHDFLWFAKLSCAWHQVPWLQQALSSAHSSSSSLLQNRHNILRAISQLQSSLGTMDLGQVYYEPLKDRQGNVVLVTLKEFPNAPSPPEPPLHWMPLARLEKNRGRTPLVPEPTAMDMLYDQLKEKLTLHRHSIQCAKPGLYVGILKLCSSVEQIRVLVPQRLPNVLCHTRVRHNAHVSREEWAWLQSHVYTTTNGCAANLLSSEDDSALESGALGEFIMSLRVAVTHLLTKLNIPLYRAYQYGVYTRELLHFGDKLSMLLLLPPSEDFSSSFWPLVGTKELGLTMPLQIFELVHFWTYERDFLSQYCQAWVRLELDSHLAQQALREALDTKEVQEARERLKHITELSHRLDVVWRDARWIMDCLQCVRSKQWVGAVPLGLVMGGEPPPCPDGQEEEESLTARLTWPHRIQAQRATADSLAGGTPSSIVSAEIATPSGIMVVPAEATLLMEGVAKGGYPLDISQSSVDLTSLGQSELGLASALVESGLEPGAVAQFEVGGAALEAQESYSGEEDFAASLTEVMRPMEMAELVDILPTLNLIEEEAPSGPSTPSVLDLLESFGLGIGESDPFFEFENSAGGVRQPDRLRGGSVKEAPTVAGVPGSSWEPPPGDTEPPQVPSKGASFPPRNQVEWDRAADSAS, from the exons ATGTCCGTATCCATGGGCAACCCACTCCAGCGCCGGCGCTCTCTCGGCCCGGTCTCACCCAAACGCATCTACAGAAACCTGTCCGTCAGACTGAGGGGTGGCGAGTCATCTGTTGCCAAGGAAACGGACGTTCCCAGACGCCCGAGGAAGCCTTCAAACGCT TACCAGACCCTGTGGGAGGCAGTGGAAAACGAGGACACCCTGGCTGTACAAAGCCTGCTGTCCAGAGACAACGTccactgtggaggaggaggaggaggaagcagcacaaGGGAAtgtggagagaagaaagagaagaccTGGGAGAAGGATAGGGGGGTGAACAGGGTGAGCGAACAGGGCCTGGTCCCCCTGGACGTGGCCGCCCTTACCCACAATTCCCCTCTGCTCCACGTGTTGACCAAGGCGGGGGCCAGCCATAACCCTGTTT TGTGCCGGCCAGCAGAGTGGGCCTTCAAGCTGGATGCTCTGGTGGCTCTGGCAGGCCAacgggtggaggagaggaagaatgaGTTGGTGAAGAAGGCCGGCTCGGGGCCTCAGGCACAGGTCGAAGTCCACAGAAGCATCTGTCTCTGGAGCCTGAGGCTGCAGCTGTACTGCCGCATGAGACGCAACTTCCAAAACACAG AGCTGCCCGGGCCTCCCAGTCACGTGTCCATAGTGGTGACCAGCGCGTCCTCTCTGTATGTGGTCATCAAAGAGCCAGAGGGGGACGCCATCGGGCTCATCACCCGCTACCGAG TGGAATGGAGCACCTCAGCCAGCTTCAAACGCATCCTGGGCTCACCCCAAGTCCTAGAGACCAAGAACCCTTCCTACAGCATCAAGGGGCTCACAACA GGAGTGCATTACTTTGTGAGAGTGAGCTGCTATAACGTGAAAGGATGGGGCCCACCTCAGCGCTCCGCTCCGGTCAGCGCCGCCCCCTCCA GTTGGAGAGAGTGCATCGGCGTGAAGTCACAGTTCAGAAACCACGAGGACCTCGTGAGGAAACTGTTGGTCGATGCCAGAGAACCACATTACAAAGGATTCTGCATCG AGAGCCCCAAGCCCCAGAGTCCCAGCAAGCGGCTGTCTGTGTCTCGAGGCATCAAACAACTGTTCCAGTCCGCCACCAAGTTTGTTCGTCTCCTGCAGAG ggGCGTGTACTTGGCTACTGTGTTCTATCACAAGGAAAACATCCTGGTGACAGCTGAAGATCAAATCCCACTGGTGGAGATCCAGTGCTGCTCCACCTCCATCATCCATGACTTCCTTTGGTTTGCCAAG TTATCCTGTGCATGGCACCAAGTGCCCTGGCTCCAGCAGGCCCTGTCCTCTGCTCATtcatcgtcctcctccctccttcagaACAGACACAACATTTTAAGAGCCATTTCCCAGCTGCAG TCTTCCCTGGGCACAATGGACCTGGGCCAGGTGTACTATGAACCTCTGAAAGACCGGCAGGGCAACGTTGTGCTGGTGACTCTGAAGGAGTTCCCAAACGCGCCCAG CCCCCCAGAGCCTCCGCTCCACTGGATGCCCCTGGCTCGCCTGGAGAAGAACCGCGGCAGAACTCCTCTGGTGCCCGAGCCCACGGCCATGGACATGCTCTACGACCAGCTCAAG GAGAAACTGACCCTCCACAGGCACAGCATTCAGTGCGCCAAGCCGGGTCTGTACGTCGGCATCCTGAAGCTGTGCAGCTCAGTGGAGCAGATCCGGGTCCTGGTGCCCCAGAGGCTGCCCAATGTCCTCTGCCACACACGGGTCCGACACAACGCCCACGTCTCCAG GGAGGAGTGGGCATGGCTTCAGAGTCATGTGTACACCACGACCAATGGCTGCGCTGCGAACCTGCTGAGCAGCGAGGACGACAGCGCCCTGGAGAGCGGCGCGCTGGGGGAGTTCATCATGTCTCTGAGAGTGGCCGTCACACACCTCCTGACGAAGCTCAACATCCCCCTCTACAGG GCGTATCAGTACGGCGTGTACACCCGGGAGCTTCTGCACTTTGGGGACAAGCTGTCcatgcttctgctgctgccccccagtGAGGACTTCAGCTCCAGCTTCTGGCCTCTGGTGGGGACAAAAGAGCTCGGACTCACCATGCCCCTGCAGATCTTTGAGCTGG TTCACTTCTGGACCTATGAGCGCGACTTCCTGTCCCAGTACTGCCAGGCCTGGGTGAGGCTGGAGCTGGACTCTCATCTGGCCCAGCAGGCCCTGCGGGAGGCGCTGGACACCAAGGAGGTGCAGGAAGCCCGGGAGCGGCTGAAGCACATCACGGAGCTTTCCCAT CGGCTCGATGTGGTGTGGAGGGACGCCCGCTGGATCATGGACTGTCTGCAGTGCGTCCGCTCCAAGCAGTGGGTCGGCGCGGTGCCTCTCGGCCTGGTGATGGGAGGAGAACCGCCGCCGTGTCCGGatgggcaggaggaggaggagagcttgACTGCCAGGCTGACGTGGCCCCATCGCATCCAGGCACAGAGAGCCACCGCAG ATTCTTTAGCTGGCGGGACTCCATCCAGCATCGTGTCCGCTGAGATCGCCACCCCATCAGGGATCAtggttgtccctgcagaggCCACGCTATTGATGGAGGGCGTCGCGAAGGGAGGGTACCCTTTAGACATCAGCCAATCCAGTGTCGACCTGACGAGCCTCGGCCAGTCAGAGCTCGGGTTGGCCAGCGCTTTGGTCGAATCCGGCCTGGAGCCCGGCGCCGTCGCACAGTTTGAAGTGGGGGGCGCGGCTTTAGAAGCACAGGAGTCGTACAGCGGGGAAGAGGACTTTGCGGCGAGCCTCACTGAGGTAATGCGGCCAATGGAGATGGCAGAGCTGGTGGACATCTTGCCAACGCTGAACCTCATTGAGGAGGAGGCCCCCAGTGGCCCGTCTACGCCCTCAGTATTGGACTTACTGGAGAGCTTTGGGCTGGGGATTGGTGAAAGCGACCCCTTCTTTGAGTTTGAGAACTCAGCCGGTGGCGTGCGGCAGCCCGACCGGCTCCGTGGCGGCAGCGTGAAGGAGGCTCCCACAGTCGCAGGTGTGCCTGGCTCCAGCTGGGAGCCCCCTCCGGGGGACACGGAGCCCCCGCAGGTTCCCAGCAAGGGAGCGAGCTTTCCACCGAGAAACCAGGTGGAGTGGGACAGAGCGGCTGACAGTGCGTCCTGA
- the LOC119221038 gene encoding GTPase IMAP family member 7-like: MSTSENAASHKVGEASEAEPLRIVLLGRTGAGRSSAGNTILGRSAFWVASSPGSVTARCERRSGTVHGQSVAVIDTPGFLHTRLSPEEVMAEVGQSVALSSPGPHGFLVTLRLGRFTQEERDALQWIKATFGPGATRFTTVLFTWGDQLRGKSIEDFLGDSDQLSEFVSSCRGGCHVFDNRGQDETAAGSQQVAQLLEKVKDTVASNGGGCYSIKMFKEAERAVMEAQERILGERGPEAAKNRELLTAVGRGAAEGAGILGKDDKGKAVRKAKVVERAAALAASPLSITSAAKAVGGAVREGSKVLYKHRKTFRKTPH; this comes from the exons ATGTCGACATCTGAAAATGCTGCGTCACATAAAG TTGGTGAGGCATCGGAGGCTGAACCCCTGAGGATTGTTCTGTTGGGGAGGACAGGAGCAGGCAGGAGCTCAGCGGGTAACACCATCCTGGGCAGGTCGGCCTTCTGGGTCGCCTCCTCCCCCGGTTCGGTCACCGCGCGGTGCGAGAGGCGGTCCGGGACCGTCCACGGGCAGAGCGTCGCTGTGATTGACACGCCGGGCTTCTTGCACACACGGCTGTCCCCCGAGGAGGTCATGGCAGAGGTGGGACAGAGCGTCGCCCTGTCCTCCCCAGGACCCCACGGCTTTTTGGTGACCTTGCGGCTCGGCAGGTTCACCCAGGAGGAAAGGGACGCCTTGCAGTGGATCAAGGCCACGTTTGGACCTGGAGCCACTAGGTTTACCACAGTGCTGTTCACCTGGGGAGACCAGCTGCGGGGCAAAAGCATCGAGGACTTCCTGGGGGACAGCGACCAACTGTCCGAGTTTGTCAGCAGCTGCCGCGGAGGGTGTCACGTCTTTGATAACAGAGGACAGGACGAGACAGCGGCCGGATCACAGCAGGTGGCTCAACTGCTGGAGAAGGTGAAAGACACTGTGGCGAGCAACGGAGGCGGTTGCTATAGCATCAAGATGTTCAAGGAAGCGGAGAGGGCCGTCATGGAGGCGCAAGAGAGGATTCTGGGAGAGAGAGGACCTGAGGCGGCTAAAAACCGAGAG TTGTTGACAGCTGTGGGGAGAGGCGCCGCAGAGGGAGCAGGGATCCTGGGGAAGGATGACAAAGGGAAGGCTGTGAGGAAGGCGAAGGTGGTGGAGAGGGCAGCGGCTCTGGCGGCGTCGCCGCTCTCCATCACTTCAGCCGCAAAAGCGGTGGGAGGAGCTGTGAGAGAAGGAAGCAAGGTGCTCTACAAACACAGGAAAACCTTCCGGAAAACACCTCATTGA
- the LOC119221041 gene encoding ER lumen protein-retaining receptor 3: MNVFRLAGDVSHLVAIIILLLKIWRSRSCAGISGKSQVLFALVFTTRYLDLFTVFISAYNTVMKVVFLALAYATVYLIYMRFRSTYDSENDTFRVEFLLVPTIGLSFLENYAFTPLEIMWTFSIFLEAVAIMPQLFLITKTGEAESITTHYLFFLGLYRALYIGNWVWRYHTEGFFDQIAVVSGVVQTIFYCDFFYLYVTKVLRGKGKMSLPMPI, translated from the exons ATGAACGTCTTTCGCCTGGCGGGGGACGTGTCACATCTGGTGGCCATCATCATCCTGCTACTGAAGATATGGAGGTCCCGGTCCTGCGCTG GCATCTCTGGGAAATCTCAGGTGCTGTTTGCACTTGTCTTCACCACCAGGTACCTTGATTTGTTCACGGTCTTCATCTCGGCCTACAACACGGTCATGAAG GTGGTGTTCCTGGCTCTGGCCTACGCGACGGTGTACCTCATCTACATGCGCTTCAGGAGCACCTACGACTCTGAGAACGACACGTTCCGCGTGGAGTTCCTGTTGGTGCCGACCATCGGGCTGTCCTTCCTGGAGAACTACGCATTCACCCCGCTGGAG ATCATGTGGACCTTCTCCATCTTCCTGGAGGCGGTGGCCATAATGCCGCAGCTCTTCCTGATCACGAAGACCGGCGAGGCCGAGTCCATCACCACCCACTACCTGTTCTTCCTCGGCCTCTACCGAGCCCTCTACATCGGCAACTGGGTGTGGCGTTACCACACCGAGGGCTTCTTCGACCAGATCGCCGTGGTGTCCGGCGTCGTGCAGACCATTTTCTACTGCGATTTCTTCTACCTTTACGTCACTAAAG TGCTTCGGGGAAAAGGAAAGATGAGCCTGCCGATGCCCATTTAA
- the LOC134102884 gene encoding ATP-sensitive inward rectifier potassium channel 12-like yields MNNYNGKILTRGSSQVRSRFVKKDGQCNVLSTNMEEKRQRYLADFFTTCVDIRWRYLLFIFCASFLVSWLFFGIIFYSVSLVHGDFEGQPEASGDGMAVAGLPGPPSGHTSGGATQRIPCILHVRGFVGALLFSMETQTTIGYGWRCVTEECPVAVMTVVVQSIVGCIIDSFMVGTIMAKMARPKKRNRTLVFSKNAVIALRDGKLCLMWRVGNLRKSHIVEAHVRAQLIRSYVTAEGEFIPLEQMDLNVGYDEGTDRLFLVSPLVIIHQIDKDSPLYTLSQADLEADDFEIVVILEGMVEATAMTTQFRSSYLAREVFWGHRFEPVIYEDRDRYKVDFSRFHKTYEVPSTPHLSAKELDEVASRASSAASPASAYISNQDLIPRSLSAFCYENEVALSCGEDEDEIFDCQILGKERAEERRTSVSVDFQNKFQDTATVTPGSHSVMCVLDMDNNQMEFDILQTAIPLDPVSYKSEQDI; encoded by the coding sequence ATGAACAACTACAACGGAAAGATTCTGACAAGGGGCTCCAGCCAAGTACGGAGTCGGTTTGTAAAGAAGGATGGACAATGCAATGTTCTGTCCACCAACATGGAGGAGAAGAGGCAGCGCTACCTTGCTGACTTCTTTACCACATGCGTGGACATCCGCTGGCGATACCTGCTGTTTATTTTCTGCGCCAGCTTCCTGGTCTCGTGGCTTTTCTTCGGCATCATCTTCTACAGTGTCTCCCTGGTGCATGGGGACTTTGAGGGGCAACCAGAAGCGAGTGGTGATGGGATGGCGGTGGCGGGGCTGCCCGGGCCCCCTTCTGGACACACATCTGGCGGGGCGACACAAAGGATCCCCTGCATACTGCATGTCCGCGGCTTTGTCGGGGCACTCCTATTCTCCATGGAGACCCAGACCACCATTGGTTACGGCTGGCGCTGCGTCACCGAGGAGTGCCCCGTCGCTGTGATGACAGTGGTCGTCCAGTCCATCGTGGGCTGCATCATTGACTCTTTCATGGTCGGCACCATCATGGCCAAGATGGCGCGGCCAAAGAAGAGGAACCGGACCCTCGTGTTCTCCAAAAATGCTGTCATCGCCCTGCGTGATGGCAAGCTGTGCCTCATGTGGAGGGTAGGCAACCTGCGGAAGAGCCACATTGTGGAGGCTCATGTCCGTGCCCAGCTCATACGGTCCTACGTCACAGCTGAGGGGGAGTTCATCCCCTTGGAGCAGATGGACCTCAATGTGGGCTATGACGAGGGAACTGACAGACTGTTTCTAGTGTCTCCACTGGTCATAATCCACCAGATAGACAAAGACAGCCCCTTGTACACTTTGAGTCAAGCTGATCTTGAGGCAGATGACTTTGAGATTGTCGTCATCTTAGAGGGGATGGTGGAGGCCACGGCCATGACCACCCAGTTCCGCAGCTCCTACCTTGCCAGAGAGGTTTTCTGGGGTCATAGGTTTGAGCCTGTGATTTATGAGGACCGGGACCGCTACAAGGTAGACTTCTCTCGCTTCCACAAGACCTACGAGGTGCCGTCAACGCCCCACCTCAGCGCCAAGGAGCTTGACGAGGTCGCCAGTCGGGCCTCATCCGCCGCTTCTCCCGCCTCGGCCTACATATCCAACCAAGACTTGATCCCCAGATCCCTGAGCGCCTTTTGTTACGAGAACGAGGTGGCATTGAGCTGcggggaggacgaggatgaAATCTTCGATTGCCAGATCTTGGGGAAGGAGAGGGCAGAAGAGAGGAGGACTTCAGTGTCTGTAGACTTTCAAAATAAGTTCCAGGACACAGCGACAGTGACACCGGGCAGTCACAGCGTCATGTGTGTTCTGGACATGGACAACAACCAGATGGAGTTTGACATCCTACAGACTGCAATCCCTCTTGATCCAGTGTCCTATAAGAGTGAGCAAGACATCTGA